The genomic region TTGTTTATCTCAGATGTTGAGTCACTAGGTTGACTCGGATATCAACATTGGCACTGCGTtactaattatatttatagttTTCATCGAAGGCAGCTTTGGCTATTTGCTTTTGGCCGTTTCTTTATAGAGCAAATAGCAAAAACTTATTTGGTTAATCTTACGAGTAACCAGATAAAATTAACACCAACCCAAACAAGGTAGATGCCCATAGAATTGACTTAACTTCATGCCTTTTTGCTGCCCATGCATGTATGTATTTGCTTGTGCACACATGCCTTGGAAAGCATTGGGCAAGCAGTAAAAGTCACAATCAAGTAGGTGCGtcaatcattttttcttttcccttgtGGACAAATATTTGATTGACATGTTGTATATAAAGCCACTGTTGGGAGTCTGATGTCTTCTTCTGCTTGACAAGGCTTTTGTTCCTGCCTTAGTGCCAGCAATGACATGATATTCCTTTTCTTAGtgaggtttttgtttttttccttctcctgTTCAGTTGTCAATGTAGTAGTTCTAACTCATCGTTGGTGCGTAACAGATATCCTTTTCAGGATGCTGTTGGAACCAGTTTTACCCATTACCTCTCTACTGGTCAGTTTCTTCACACTTtcttgctttaatttttaatgctTCCATACTTACTATTCAAAAGTTAGATTTAGCTTTTGGTTATTCAAGAAGGAATTTTTGTAGTCTCAAACTATAGGGCCAAgcatttttcataattttttgaattgaaaaatagAACAGTAGAAGATACATTGTAGAGAGTCCAATGGCGACATGTTGGAACAAGACTAGAAAGATATTTAGCTATTTGTAATCCCCTTGAGGAAACATCTTGTTCTTAACATGCTAGATCCTAGTCTAGTCCTTGCTTTTAgtttttatcattaattacCACTCTGTTCTTTATTTATGGTTACTGtactaaataaatattttagacACGAGCTTCAATTTAATGGAACAAGTCACATATCCTATTCGTCATCTCTTCTTAACCACGGCCACTTGTGGATCATCAGTGGATGCTGAGAATCAGCAAGACTTTGTCTTTGGCAATATGACCGTCAGTGGTCATTGCTGATGGTCACATTGCCTGCTGGCTATCACCAGTAATAATCATCTCTGGACAaatatttctgtttttttaCTATTGACTATAATCACCTAGCATTATTTATGCCTATGAGTGGTTGTTTAGAACAAAGTTTTATCTAACACCGAAAATAGAttgttttccttgaaaataattttcttgaaaaagtttCCCTCAAGATTATTTTTTGGGGACCAAACAAAAAACTTCCAAGCAGTTGTCTTTCTCTAGTAGTTTTAAATTCCTTGGACATTTGAAACTTTCAAACTATCTACTTTGCACTTTGAGCTTCTGAGTTGTTTAATACGTTTGAAATAAGGTTGCTTGTACTTGCCCCTGAGATACTTGAATAAACCTTCATTTTACTGCAGGGCCATGGAAATGAAATTcttttaagagaaattttgTATGATGCTGTAATAACGATGGACCACACATTCCTCAGTCCCCAGGGGGGATTTCTGCTACCTggcaaacaattaaaagaacTTGCTTTGACATGGTCCTTTGTTGCTGACAATGCCATACGGTCAGTGAGGTATGATTATGAATGTGAGGACTGGCAGATGcaattgttatttattagAACATCTCATCCAGGAATCTCATGAGCCACAATCTAATGCCACAGGGAGAATGGTAACCAGACCAAAGCTATCACTTACATAAATGCTTTCTCTGAATCTTGCCTACCCTCTCAGTTGATCAATTGGGTTACCAGTCAGACAGGGATGGGGGACAAAGCAAGGAGCCTAAATGTTTCCACTCCCGTAGCTCTGATCAGTGAGTTGCCTGCTATCTCTATGCTCTTGTCATTTGTTGTCACTTGTCAGGACTTCAGCACCTGTTTCAATGGATTGTCTGGTTAAGATTGTCAACATGCTATGTGATGATATGAAGATATTTTGTTCTTACCGTTGTCCAAAGTGGAGCATATGTAATCACTAGACCAGCAACCTCTGCATTGGATGTGTCGCACTTTCGGTAGCTAAAAGTGCAAATTTGAAAGACATCTAACCATAGGACGCACATGATTTGTAATTCTTTCCTctttattctaataatttttttacgtTGGTTTCTTAAGTGTCTAACTATAAAGCGGCTGCATTTTCAGAGTGGCTACTCATCATTGAGGATCAAGGTGTGAGAATATTTGAATGTGACATCTCCAAGGTTTATGCCAAGGCAGTGCTTTGCAAGTCAAGGGTTGAATATGAGATCCCAGTTGTTAAGACCAATGGCAAAATTTTGGGTGAAAATCTTGTTTACATGGTTCATGAAGGGAGAGAAGACAAGAAAGCTGATGGTGATCTGGAGATGATTGATTCTATGGATACTGTTCCCTTGACTGCTCCTTGCTTGATGACATCAACACCAACTGATAGTGTAAGAAAACGCAAAGAAGGGAGCAATGTTGAAGAGGAAATACCTGTTAAGTTTGTGAAGTATCACTTTCATGAAAATTTGGTAAGGGAGAAGCTTTTGTCTTTGGCTAAAGATGATGGTTTGAGTAGTGGGAGTGAGGTTGACAATCCAGCTTCAGATGAAGATATGAAAGATATGGGACAATAATTTTAGACAAAGGCAGCAACTTGATCACAGTAACCAAAATGATTTTGGTGATTGTGGTTTCTGAGACAGTTACTGCTGTTGCATTCAATTTCGACGAAGAGCAGATGAGAACATTCTGCAACTGAATTTGCACCATTCCATATAGTATATTTTGAGGTTGGCTGCATGCTGATAAAGATAGAGATGCGGCTCGTGatctttctgtccattttttGAAGACCAAGTTTATGATTCTGCCTTACCCCAAACTTGATGGTCGTCTTAGTTGTATCAATATTTGAAGGCTTTGTGGCTGAAGAAGTCAGTATTTTGACATTGGATGATGGCTTCTCACTTCAGCATCGGCTCCTAAATTCCCCCTCGAATTGTTCATTATGCCATTGTAGAGGAAATATCCAAGTTATTGTAGTATATGATCTACGCAAAGGAATCAAGTTGTACTAGAAGTGAAATCAACTGCCTATATTTCATTTCTCTCTTTCCCTCTTCATTACTAGTGAGATAGCATGGAGATTGTACTTTACTGCATGACTCTCCTGATTGCTGGATTTGACCATTGGGAGTTGGATGAATTCCCTTTGCCCTTGTTGAACTTGGGGTCTTTGGGCTGGGCTGAGCTTGAATATCCACTATATAAACTCAGCATAATCGTCCAAAGCCTAAAAGGTTTCATTTATCCAGTCCAACCCTAGGCTGGGCTGCCGACTTCGTTCTTGTTTCAGCATGCACTTGTCCAGTTTCCCACTCTTTTGGAAAGGGTACATTGGAAGTATAGCTCAATGAGTTCGAAGAACTCCGAAATCCAAATCCTACCGACACTAGAAATATGCTAAGGACTGATTCGTGGTTTGGCATTACATTTTAGACGAAAAAGATTCTGCATTgcaataatttttattgataatagaaatgaagaaaaaggctAGATTTCTTTGTAGGGGGAACTGACCtccataaaaagaaaaggcatTAATTCATCACGTGTAATTCATGGTAGGTCCCAATCCGAGAGCGCTCTCCAACCATAAAATAACTAAGGCCAAGATTTCAACACTTTTGTCTTTTTGTATTACTAATAGttttaatatatgaaaaattgatgatcAAATTACATTTTAGTTACATTTACATGGACATCCCAATCATTACAGTACAATCGGCTGTAATACAAGCAAAATATACAATCTTCTTGAAAAAACGACACGTGGCTTCTCTGCCCCCGTGATATGATTACTGTGACGTGAGGGCACGAGAAGTTTCCCCAAAAAAGAACACCATAAATTTTTCACCAAACCCCCCTTTTTGTGCCATGTAAGCTTGGAGGCGAAAAttgctattttctttttttccttgaaaCCTTTGCTTTGGTCCAAATCCTCCCATGTACTTCAATGCCAATCAACTAATCGTGTCGCCGAcacttaataataataataaaaaaaaaaaaaaaggaaagaagcttCCCTTGAGCTTTATATttcagaaacaaaaagaacgTAAAAGGGGCAAATACACAGATTTTCATGACTTTGTCTGTCTACTCTGTGATTTATGATTAGTTTTTggatttaataaata from Theobroma cacao cultivar B97-61/B2 chromosome 9, Criollo_cocoa_genome_V2, whole genome shotgun sequence harbors:
- the LOC18588045 gene encoding uncharacterized protein LOC18588045, producing MIQSNSNCSTTNPKPPDTYQPMLTESVHRFLSEYRNGATDFSNFTSIFSRLLQTLPDPPLEFVWFYSAVTFHSTKFDSPNSISASKDLFQLLVSCSASCNPIKRISVLAPVIYELFRLALDRKVLKREVESLLEGIVSYISICCGMEAEGNDDLSSRFVDLLRVWMVDRGREEEGEKRDYLKVFFPIVSEEVQKMIGGECRVWYLAGVVMCQAFLLRLCLKFGAEIPKLELEKDVHDCAVQMITGFRNFYFLDILFRMLLEPVLPITSLLGHGNEILLREILYDAVITMDHTFLSPQGGFLLPGKQLKELALTWSFVADNAIRSVRENGNQTKAITYINAFSESCLPSQLINWVTSQTGMGDKARSLNVSTPVALIKWLLIIEDQGVRIFECDISKVYAKAVLCKSRVEYEIPVVKTNGKILGENLVYMVHEGREDKKADGDLEMIDSMDTVPLTAPCLMTSTPTDSVRKRKEGSNVEEEIPVKFVKYHFHENLVREKLLSLAKDDGLSSGSEVDNPASDEDMKDMGQ